The genomic DNA CAGCCGATCGAGGCTGTTCTCCAGGAACATCGATTCGAACTCGGTCGCCGTCTTCAGGGCCTTGGCCTTGTTGGCGGTCTTGATGATCCCGTCGACGGCGCTCCCGGCCACCGAGGTCCCGACGCTGGCGGCGGCGCTGGCCGCGAGACTGGCGAGTTGCAGCATGGATCGTTCCTTCGCGTCCGCTCGGTCACATCAGCTCGATATCGGCCTGGAGCGCGCCCGCGGCCTTGATCGCCTGGAGGATCGAGATGAGGTCCCGCGGGCCGACGCCCAGCGCGTTGAGGCCGTCGACCAACTCGCGCAGGCTGACGCCTTCCTTCACCAGGGCGAGCTTGTTGCCGTCGCCGGTATCGACCTTCACCCCGGTGCGCGGAACCACGACGGTGCGCCCGTTGGAGAGCGGCGCCGGCTGGCTGACCTGCGGCTGCTCGGTGATGGTCACGGTGAGGTTGCCCTGCGCGATCGCCACCGTCGACACGCGCACGTCCCGGCCCATGACGATGATGCCGGAGCGCTCGTCGACCACGACCCGGGCGGTCTGGTCGGGCTCCACCTTCAGCTGCTCAACCTCGGTGATGAGGCGGATCATGTTGCCGTTGTAGCGGGCCGGGATCTGGATCGTGACGGTGGCCGGGTCGGTGGGCTCGGCGGTGTCGGCGCCCATGAAGTCGTTGATCGCGGCGGCGATCCGCTTCGAGGTGGTGAAGTCCGGGTTGCGCAGCGACAGCCGGAGCGAGCGCGCGTCGTTCAGCTTGAAGGCGATCTCGCGCTCGATGTTGGCGCCGTTGGAGATCCGGCCGTTGGTCGGCACGCCCCGGGTGATCTTGGCGGCGTCGCCCTCGGCGGCGAAGCCGGCGATCGCCACCGAACCCTGTGCCAGGGCGTAGACCTCGCCGTCGGCGCCCAGCAGCGGCGTCACCAGCAGGGTGCCGCCCTGGAGGGACTTGGCGTCGCCCAGCGACGAGACCGTGACGTCGATCCGGGTGCCCTGCGCGGCGAAGGGCGGCAGGCTCGCGGTCACCATCACGGCCGCGAGGTTCTGCGTGCGCATCGTGGCGCCGCGGGTGTTGACGCCGAGGCGCTCCAGCATGGCCTGGAGGGACTGCTTGGTGAACGGGATGTTGTTCAGCGTGTCGCCGGTGCCGTTGAGGCCGACCACGATGCCGTAGCCGACGAGCTGGTTCTGGCGGACACCCTCGATGGAAGCGAGATCCTTGACGCGCGACAGGGCGAGCGCCGGCACGGACAGGGCGGCGAGCAGCAGGGCGCCCGCGAGGGCCGCCAGGAGAGACCGGAGAGGACTGAACGCGTGACGCGGGCGCATGCCGTGTTTTCGACCGTGACGGACCTGACGCCATCCTGCCAGGGGCGTGCCAGCCGCCGGCTTCGCGCAAGGCGTTGAAAAAGAGGGGGTTTTCTTCCGCCCACTCCGCGTCCGCGTCCCGCGGCACCGGCACCGAACCTGCCGACCCGGCAGCTTCTGCCGGCTTGTTTACCCGCGCTTAACCCTGGCGGCCGAATTTCTTGGTCTGCGCGGGGGCGCTTGGAGCAACGCGAACCGGATCATGCGTGTCGAGACTCGCCAGCCGATCCAGAGCGCCGGCGGTGTCGCGTCCGCCCGGAAGCCCGAGGGCGGCGCAGCCTTCAGCCTCGGCGCGACCCCGTCGTCGCCGACGTCGGCCGGCGCGCCGGCCGCCGCCGCGACCCTCGCCGGGCTCGACGCGGTCCTGCTTCTCCAGGCCGAGGCCGACACGCCCCAGGAGCGGCGCCGGCGCTCCGCCCAGCGCGGCCAGGACCTTCTCGACGGCCTCGACCG from Methylobacterium radiotolerans JCM 2831 includes the following:
- a CDS encoding flagellar basal body P-ring protein FlgI, yielding MRPRHAFSPLRSLLAALAGALLLAALSVPALALSRVKDLASIEGVRQNQLVGYGIVVGLNGTGDTLNNIPFTKQSLQAMLERLGVNTRGATMRTQNLAAVMVTASLPPFAAQGTRIDVTVSSLGDAKSLQGGTLLVTPLLGADGEVYALAQGSVAIAGFAAEGDAAKITRGVPTNGRISNGANIEREIAFKLNDARSLRLSLRNPDFTTSKRIAAAINDFMGADTAEPTDPATVTIQIPARYNGNMIRLITEVEQLKVEPDQTARVVVDERSGIIVMGRDVRVSTVAIAQGNLTVTITEQPQVSQPAPLSNGRTVVVPRTGVKVDTGDGNKLALVKEGVSLRELVDGLNALGVGPRDLISILQAIKAAGALQADIELM
- a CDS encoding flagellar assembly protein FliX — its product is MRVETRQPIQSAGGVASARKPEGGAAFSLGATPSSPTSAGAPAAAATLAGLDAVLLLQAEADTPQERRRRSAQRGQDLLDGLDRLKAALLGGRVAPQDLRAIAGRLNERAGLSGDPRLDGLMAEIELRAAVELAKLEMARRV